In one Sphingomonas sp. AP4-R1 genomic region, the following are encoded:
- a CDS encoding thymidine kinase: protein MAKLYFYYSSMNAGKSTNLLQASFNYRERGMQTMLWTAAIDDRYEAGTITSRIGLAAEASVFAADTDLRAAVEARHRAGPLACVLVDEAQFLTRDQVLALAGLCDELDIPVLAYGLRTDFQGELFEGSRYLLALADTLTEIKAVCECGRKATMNLRVDGEGRPVRQGEQTEIGGNDRYVALCRRHFMAAMRG, encoded by the coding sequence ATGGCCAAGCTCTATTTCTATTATTCGTCGATGAACGCCGGCAAATCGACGAACCTGCTGCAGGCGAGCTTCAACTATCGCGAGCGCGGCATGCAGACGATGCTGTGGACCGCCGCGATCGACGATCGCTACGAGGCGGGCACGATCACGTCGCGCATCGGCCTGGCGGCGGAGGCCTCGGTCTTCGCCGCCGACACCGATCTGCGCGCGGCGGTGGAGGCGCGCCACCGCGCAGGCCCGCTCGCCTGCGTGCTGGTGGACGAGGCGCAATTCCTGACGCGCGATCAGGTGCTGGCGCTGGCCGGCCTGTGCGACGAGCTGGACATTCCCGTGCTGGCCTATGGCCTGCGCACCGATTTCCAGGGGGAGTTGTTCGAGGGCAGCCGCTATCTGCTCGCGCTGGCGGACACGCTGACCGAGATCAAGGCGGTGTGCGAATGCGGCCGCAAGGCGACGATGAACCTGCGCGTGGACGGCGAGGGCCGCCCGGTGCGGCAGGGCGAGCAGACCGAGATCGGCGGCAACGATCGCTATGTTGCGCTGTGCCGGCGGCACTTCATGGCGGCGATGCGGGGGTAG
- a CDS encoding bifunctional 2-polyprenyl-6-hydroxyphenol methylase/3-demethylubiquinol 3-O-methyltransferase UbiG: MAAFHEAFGEPTLAAPVSQACTAAQFAEPDYARWVEAIREPVRTHRKQWEFVYILRVLESRGLLRPGVRALGFGVGFDPLTAVLAAQGLEVTATDLAPDAAAAGAWIETSQHAPDLAALNGRGICDPDMFAANVRHEHADMRAIPPHFREYDVVFSSCAFEHLGTLQAGADFVIAALETLKPGGLAVHTTEHNLNDTWRTRRRGATVLYRRRDLTKIIERAAAKGFGTTANWSRGEGEVDRHVDLPPYSDDPHVKLLFRGYEMTSFGLVLEG; this comes from the coding sequence ATGGCCGCTTTTCACGAAGCCTTTGGCGAACCGACGCTGGCCGCCCCCGTCTCGCAGGCCTGCACCGCCGCGCAATTCGCCGAGCCCGATTATGCGCGCTGGGTGGAGGCGATCCGCGAGCCCGTGCGCACGCACCGCAAGCAATGGGAATTCGTCTATATCCTGCGCGTGCTGGAGAGCCGGGGGCTGCTGCGCCCCGGCGTCCGGGCGCTGGGCTTCGGCGTGGGCTTCGATCCGCTGACGGCGGTGCTGGCGGCGCAGGGGCTGGAGGTGACGGCCACCGATCTCGCGCCGGATGCGGCTGCGGCGGGCGCCTGGATCGAAACGAGCCAGCATGCGCCGGACCTCGCCGCGCTGAACGGGCGCGGCATCTGCGATCCGGACATGTTCGCCGCCAACGTGCGCCACGAACATGCGGACATGCGGGCGATTCCCCCGCACTTCCGCGAGTATGACGTGGTGTTTTCGTCGTGCGCGTTCGAGCATCTCGGGACGTTGCAGGCCGGCGCGGATTTCGTGATCGCGGCGCTGGAGACGCTGAAGCCGGGCGGGCTGGCGGTTCACACGACCGAGCATAACCTCAACGATACGTGGCGGACGCGGCGGCGCGGGGCGACCGTGCTGTATCGCAGGCGCGATCTGACGAAGATCATCGAGCGCGCGGCGGCGAAGGGCTTCGGCACCACGGCGAACTGGAGCCGGGGCGAGGGCGAGGTGGACCGGCATGTGGACCTGCCGCCCTACAGCGACGATCCCCATGTGAAATTGCTGTTCCGGGGTTATGAGATGACCAGCTTCGGGCTGGTGCTGGAAGGGTAA
- a CDS encoding polyprenyl synthetase family protein — translation MGQVTPLRRDQPASLDPMMKLVAADMHAVNAVILARMQSEVPLIPELAGHLIAGGGKRMRPMLTLACARLLEYPGTRHHKLSAAVEFIHTATLLHDDVVDGSNTRRGRRTANLIWGNPASVLVGDFLFSRAFELMTEDGSLRVLRILSNASAVIAEGEVNQLTAQRQIATSEARYLDIIGAKTAALFAAACRIAAVVAERDEAVEEALDGYGRNLGIAFQLVDDAIDYVSDEATMGKDAGDDFRDGKVTLPVILAHARGSDADRKFWREAMEGRRTSDEDLAHAMQLLQATNAIADTQARARHYGQLAIDSLSGLGTGTARAALVEAVEFAVARAY, via the coding sequence ATGGGACAGGTTACTCCCCTCCGCCGCGACCAGCCGGCCTCGCTCGACCCGATGATGAAGCTCGTCGCGGCCGACATGCATGCCGTGAACGCCGTGATCCTCGCCCGGATGCAGTCCGAGGTGCCGCTGATCCCGGAGCTGGCGGGCCATCTGATCGCGGGCGGCGGCAAGCGGATGCGGCCGATGCTGACGCTGGCCTGCGCCCGGCTGCTGGAATATCCGGGCACGCGCCACCACAAGCTTTCCGCCGCCGTGGAGTTCATCCACACCGCCACGCTGCTGCATGACGACGTGGTGGACGGATCGAATACGCGGCGCGGCCGCCGCACCGCCAACCTGATCTGGGGCAATCCGGCGAGCGTGCTGGTGGGCGATTTCCTGTTCAGCCGCGCCTTCGAGCTGATGACCGAGGACGGATCGCTGCGCGTGCTGCGGATCCTCTCCAATGCCTCCGCCGTGATCGCCGAGGGCGAGGTGAACCAGCTCACCGCCCAGCGCCAGATCGCGACGAGCGAGGCGCGCTATCTCGACATCATCGGCGCCAAGACCGCCGCCCTGTTCGCCGCCGCCTGCCGCATCGCGGCCGTGGTGGCCGAGCGGGACGAGGCCGTGGAGGAAGCGCTGGATGGCTATGGCCGTAATCTGGGCATCGCCTTCCAGCTCGTGGACGATGCGATCGATTACGTGTCCGACGAAGCGACGATGGGCAAGGATGCCGGCGACGATTTCCGCGACGGCAAGGTCACCCTGCCCGTGATCCTCGCCCATGCGCGCGGCAGCGATGCCGACCGCAAATTCTGGCGCGAGGCGATGGAAGGCCGCCGCACCAGCGACGAGGACCTCGCCCATGCGATGCAACTGCTGCAGGCGACCAATGCGATCGCCGACACGCAGGCCCGCGCGCGCCATTACGGCCAGCTCGCGATCGACTCGCTGAGCGGGCTCGGCACCGGCACGGCCCGCGCCGCGCTGGTGGAGGCGGTGGAATTCGCGGTGGCGCGCGCTTACTGA
- a CDS encoding chorismate mutase, which yields MSDAQLDAYRQSIDNIDTALICLLAERFKVTQAVGHYKAKAGLPPADPSREAKQIERLRTLAKSAQLDPDFSEKFLRFIIDEVIRHHERVREKI from the coding sequence GTGAGCGACGCACAGCTCGACGCCTATCGCCAGAGCATCGACAATATCGATACCGCCCTGATCTGCCTGCTGGCGGAACGCTTCAAGGTGACGCAGGCGGTGGGTCATTACAAGGCGAAGGCGGGGCTTCCGCCGGCCGATCCCTCCCGCGAGGCAAAGCAGATCGAAAGATTGCGCACACTGGCTAAGTCGGCGCAGCTCGACCCCGACTTTTCGGAGAAGTTCCTGCGCTTCATCATCGATGAGGTCATCCGACATCACGAGCGGGTGCGCGAAAAGATCTGA
- a CDS encoding GAF domain-containing protein, with protein MSPSVETVRQRAVDRSGVLGGRGSGDLQRIVERAAKIFQTPLAAISIIDHQRQWFAAGVGLGGSETPRSVSFCAHAIHRPGEPLVVEDARQDPRFSNNPLVTSDPGVRFYAGVPLVDRMGYALGALCVVDMTPRERPENLIELTMLGHEAEGALRR; from the coding sequence ATGTCTCCTTCGGTCGAGACTGTGCGTCAGCGTGCGGTCGATCGGAGCGGCGTGCTGGGCGGGCGGGGTTCCGGCGATCTCCAGCGCATCGTGGAGCGAGCGGCCAAGATCTTCCAGACGCCGCTCGCCGCTATCTCGATCATCGACCATCAGCGCCAGTGGTTCGCCGCCGGCGTCGGGCTCGGGGGGAGCGAGACGCCGCGCTCCGTGTCCTTCTGCGCGCATGCCATCCACCGGCCGGGCGAACCGCTCGTCGTGGAGGATGCGAGGCAGGATCCCCGTTTCTCGAACAATCCGCTGGTGACGTCCGATCCGGGCGTCCGCTTCTATGCGGGTGTCCCGCTGGTCGATCGAATGGGCTATGCGCTCGGCGCGCTCTGCGTCGTGGACATGACCCCGCGCGAACGGCCCGAAAATCTGATCGAACTGACGATGCTCGGGCACGAGGCCGAAGGCGCGCTGCGGCGCTAG
- a CDS encoding NUDIX hydrolase yields the protein MDFPDSDQPVETMWAGKFIVAKKRGRWEYVGRARGIHAAVILAIDDGHVLLVDQPRAPLGARCLELPAGLVGDETEGEAIDIAAARELEEETGYRAGRIKIVGRFASSPGMVSETFTLVRAYDLEKIGPGGGVDDEDIIVHRVPIAGIADFIDAKRAEGMVMDVKLLALLGPSLIG from the coding sequence ATGGATTTTCCCGACAGCGACCAGCCGGTCGAGACGATGTGGGCCGGCAAGTTCATCGTCGCCAAGAAGCGCGGACGCTGGGAATATGTCGGCCGCGCGCGCGGCATCCACGCGGCCGTGATCCTCGCGATCGACGACGGCCACGTGCTGCTGGTCGATCAGCCGCGCGCGCCGCTGGGCGCGCGCTGCCTGGAACTGCCGGCGGGGCTGGTGGGCGACGAGACCGAAGGCGAGGCGATCGACATCGCCGCCGCGCGCGAACTGGAGGAAGAGACCGGCTATCGCGCGGGGCGGATCAAGATCGTCGGCCGCTTCGCCTCCTCGCCGGGCATGGTTTCCGAGACGTTCACCCTGGTGCGCGCTTATGATCTGGAGAAGATCGGGCCGGGCGGCGGCGTGGATGACGAGGACATCATCGTCCATCGCGTGCCGATCGCCGGCATCGCGGATTTCATCGACGCCAAGCGTGCCGAGGGAATGGTGATGGACGTGAAGCTGCTGGCGCTGCTGGGGCCCAGCCTGATCGGGTGA
- a CDS encoding TPM domain-containing protein, with the protein MKLTERDSQLVADAIRAAEARTDGEVSAIVAANSDSYHDVVLHWSLLVALLPLSMSAAFPGLLVWGAELVTGGWEEAPDLRLMLTILLVKSVALFLIARLILGRPKIRMALTPAATKARRVRRRAIMLFRTGTEQRTATATGVLLYLSLAEHRAEIVADAAIHAKVKPEQWGEAMTMLIAAVRDDRPGEGIAAAIARIGDVLATHFPRGDDPNELPDRLIVL; encoded by the coding sequence ATGAAGCTCACCGAACGCGACTCGCAGCTGGTGGCGGACGCGATCCGCGCGGCCGAGGCGCGCACCGACGGCGAGGTTTCCGCGATCGTCGCGGCCAATTCGGACAGCTATCATGACGTGGTTCTGCACTGGTCCCTGCTCGTAGCGCTGCTGCCGCTGAGCATGTCGGCCGCCTTTCCCGGCCTGCTGGTGTGGGGCGCGGAACTCGTCACCGGCGGATGGGAGGAAGCGCCCGACCTGCGGCTGATGCTGACGATCCTGCTGGTGAAGAGCGTGGCTTTGTTCCTGATCGCACGCCTCATCCTCGGGCGACCGAAGATCCGGATGGCGCTGACGCCCGCCGCCACCAAGGCGCGCCGCGTGCGCCGCCGCGCGATCATGCTGTTTCGCACCGGCACCGAGCAGCGCACCGCCACCGCGACGGGGGTTTTGCTGTATCTCAGCCTGGCCGAGCATCGCGCCGAGATCGTGGCGGACGCGGCGATTCACGCGAAGGTGAAGCCCGAGCAATGGGGCGAGGCGATGACGATGCTGATCGCGGCCGTGCGCGACGATCGGCCGGGCGAAGGCATTGCGGCGGCGATCGCCAGGATCGGCGACGTGCTGGCCACGCATTTCCCGCGCGGTGACGATCCCAACGAGTTGCCCGACCGGCTGATCGTGCTTTAA